DNA sequence from the Paenibacillus azoreducens genome:
AGACCGTAACCTACCCGGTATATTGGGCTTTGGCCCTGTTCTGGATCGTGACGGCATCGTTTATAGGCAAAAACTTTTTTTTGATTTTCCAGATGATATCGTTTCAGACAACCAACCCGATGCTGATCTTTCTGCTATTCTGCTTGATGCTGTTTTATCTGCTGATCAAAGACATATACAGCATCAGCAAAGCAAACACCATCTTTTTCTATATGTCAGTGTGGGTTGTATTTCTGGCCTTTTATCATTTTAGGGAATGGGAAAGCGTGCGCTTCACCACCTATCTGTTCAAAGACGCGAAACAAGGCCATTCATTGCACAGTTGGCTCGAAGTTTACACTTCATTTGTCGGTTATGAATTTTGCCTGTTTCTTTTCCCTTATGTCAATAAGCAAAGCAAGCTGTTTCGCGGGGTTTATCTTGGGCATTGGATGATTACGTCCGCCCTTCTTCTGCTGATTGTGGTTTCTTTCGGGTTTTTCAGTTTTGATCAAATTCAGTCGCTGCTGTATCCCGTGCTTGATCTGCTCGGTTTTATGGAATTTTCCTTTATCAACCGGATCGAGAATCTCGTCTTCGTTATTTTTGTATTGGGCAACCTGATCGTCACCCTCATGTTCTGCTTTGCGGCCCTGTCATCCCTGAAGCAAACTTTACCCCGTGCCAAAGGAAAAGGGATTGAGTTTGCCATCGTCCTGATGGTGTTTATTGTCGGATTTTTCCCCAAATACCTCGCGCAATCGGAGCTGCTGCTAAGAAAAGTATTGTACATCGAAGTGATCCTGGCCTTCTCGATTCCGGCGGTTCTGATTTGCGCTCTTCAATATCTCAAGCTGAAAGGAAAGATGCCGAACAATGAAAGCTAGGCTGATATTGTTGGCGCTTTTACTCGTGTTAAGCGGCTGCAAGGACGAACATATATTGGAACAGACGGGATTTATCCGGACCATTGCCTATGATTCGGCAGGCGACGAAGATAGAAACCTGCTGCGGGTGACCATCAGCATTCCCAAATCCAATCATAAGGATGCCATCGTTTATTCGACCGCTTCCAAATCGGATAAAAACGCCAAAATGTATTTTTCAAGGCAAAACAACCGCAAACTTGTAAACGGACAGCTGCGTCAGGTGCTGTTTGGGGAAAAACTCGCCGAAAAAGGGATTTGGAAACACCTGGATTCCCTAATTAGGGACCCTTCTATCGGTTCAAGGCTGCATATTATTGTTGCCGAAACGGATCCTCATCATCTGCTGCAGCGGAACGATTATCCTCAGGGACCGACAGCAGGTGAATACATCGATGCGCTGATCCGGACGGAATCGGCCAACGGGGAAATCCCCAATTCGGACCTATATTCTTTCTCCAGAGACTATTATGATGACGGCATTGATCCGGTGACCACGATTCTAAAGGAACAAAAAGAAAGCCTCATGATCAATGGCATCGCCCTATTTGACGGCGACAGATTTGTGGGCAAAATCCGGCCTGATGACCGCATGTATTTCGGACTGCTGCATCATAATGTCAAGGCCGGAGACTTATATATCGATTTGAAGAAAAATCATGATGACGGCGAACAAGCGGCATTGCAGTTTTTAAGCAGCCGCCGGAAAGTTGAGATTCTCTCCGCCAAAGGACTGGCAAACAACAAGCAGCTGAAAGCGTCATTGCATATCCAACTTGAAGGCTCCCTGCTCGAATATATAGGAGATCTGGACATGAAAAAGCAAGCCGACCAGCGCAAACTGGAGCGAGAAATGAGAGATGCCATCCAGGCCAAATGCGAATCGCTGCTGCATATGATGCAGATGAAACATTCCGATGCGCTCGGAATCGGGCAATATGTACGGAATAAAATCCCCTATGAAACATGGAGCAAATTGGACTGGAAAAAGGTTTACGCGGATGCGGACATTTCAGTTCAGGTTCATGTCCGCATCAAGGATTACGGCAAGCTGCTTCATTAACATCAAAAAAGCAGAGTTATAGTCTCTGCTTTTTTGATTTCCGAACTCCGTTATCGATTTTTATTTCGGCGTCATGCATTTTTTCTGAAAGCGTTATTTTTATTCATCCATTTTTCGATTCGCAGGATGCTCTTTCGTACTGCAAACATTCGCTAACGAAACTAGCAATCGTTATTTACGCCAAAACAAACCTCAGAAATTTTTAACGAAACTGGGTATCGCTATTGATCCATTTTAACGCCAAATACGCTGTTTTTCCCCAAGATAACGATCTGTAGTTTCGTTACATTTCATTTAACCTCGTTTTTGAAGCTATAGCGTGTCTCAATTTCGTTAGCATGAATGCCCTTCTGTCTTTTTTCGCTCCCTGTATGCTTTATTTTTCGCCCGATTCCCGCAGGCTTTCATGGTGCACCATTTTCCCGTCCCTGGCCGTGACCGGTCCACAAACACCCATTGGCAATCCGCCGCCGAGCATACCCGAATCCGGTTCCACATCTTTTGCCTCCTCAGTTCAAAGATCAAAACAAGCAGATGTCCAAGCCCTTTCCTTCCCCCACGCTGCAGTGGCAGCAGTTCCTCATGCTCTCCGGTAAAACGAAAAGTAAAGTTGAAGCTGTTTAACAGTTCATTCAGCTCTTTTAGCGTATCTGCCGCATCCCCCTGACCGTCAAACACATTATTTACAATCATTTTCCTTGTTTCATTTCTAAGTTGAATCGCTATATTCAGATCCTGGTCGTTCACTTCGTCCTCTTTTGAAATCAGATGGTAACGTTCCAACCAACGCT
Encoded proteins:
- a CDS encoding CGNR zinc finger domain-containing protein, with the protein product MGTDFEELEMIADFYNTHDRRMRFENDPGVEHLNRPEDLKRWLERYHLISKEDEVNDQDLNIAIQLRNETRKMIVNNVFDGQGDAADTLKELNELLNSFNFTFRFTGEHEELLPLQRGGRKGLGHLLVLIFELRRQKMWNRIRVCSAADCQWVFVDRSRPGTGKWCTMKACGNRAKNKAYRERKKTEGHSC
- a CDS encoding Ger(x)C family spore germination protein, with the translated sequence MKARLILLALLLVLSGCKDEHILEQTGFIRTIAYDSAGDEDRNLLRVTISIPKSNHKDAIVYSTASKSDKNAKMYFSRQNNRKLVNGQLRQVLFGEKLAEKGIWKHLDSLIRDPSIGSRLHIIVAETDPHHLLQRNDYPQGPTAGEYIDALIRTESANGEIPNSDLYSFSRDYYDDGIDPVTTILKEQKESLMINGIALFDGDRFVGKIRPDDRMYFGLLHHNVKAGDLYIDLKKNHDDGEQAALQFLSSRRKVEILSAKGLANNKQLKASLHIQLEGSLLEYIGDLDMKKQADQRKLEREMRDAIQAKCESLLHMMQMKHSDALGIGQYVRNKIPYETWSKLDWKKVYADADISVQVHVRIKDYGKLLH
- a CDS encoding GerAB/ArcD/ProY family transporter; translated protein: MKEKLNVFHITLLIYITEMNITLFNLPRLVAENIGTNGWIGYLGLAVIATFNIFLYQIVYKMGRGASAFEIMDSMLPKTVTYPVYWALALFWIVTASFIGKNFFLIFQMISFQTTNPMLIFLLFCLMLFYLLIKDIYSISKANTIFFYMSVWVVFLAFYHFREWESVRFTTYLFKDAKQGHSLHSWLEVYTSFVGYEFCLFLFPYVNKQSKLFRGVYLGHWMITSALLLLIVVSFGFFSFDQIQSLLYPVLDLLGFMEFSFINRIENLVFVIFVLGNLIVTLMFCFAALSSLKQTLPRAKGKGIEFAIVLMVFIVGFFPKYLAQSELLLRKVLYIEVILAFSIPAVLICALQYLKLKGKMPNNES